The following are from one region of the Marinomonas sp. CT5 genome:
- a CDS encoding PAS domain-containing methyl-accepting chemotaxis protein, whose translation MRQNMPITKQEKTFDENEKLISTTDLKGTILHCNDAFVKISGFDKSELIGSPHNIVRHPDMPKEAFQVMWETLKQGKAWMGLVKNRCKNGDFYWVDAYVTPVTEAGNVVGYESVRTVPKRQDVERAEKIYRKISKGQNVFSRTFMSWKILLPAVSVVAASVAASVDMLYGVGALAAGSVLFNGLLWFDNSTMRTTLRERLSTSFLHPLAGITYSDKSIDIAVLDVGVKSLLSRMDAVLTRFEDESLKVSEQSKIGLALTMETTKGMVSQQHETQDVAAAMQEMTTTINDVAQHVQMTADSAKSSSKSAESGQKIVEETRQSIHQLSDTVNNIGATVQELADRSEQIAQVAQMIDQIAEQTNLLALNAAIEAARAGEHGRGFAVVADEVRQLAQRTQDSTKDIHHIIETLRSGAQNSVAIASQGKQDASQGLEKIMEMESAFGSIVQGVSQISEMAMQMSAAVEEQAQVSEDINRQVVRISDLSVQSSEKSGQSSDSIRALQDVANNMHELVIRFK comes from the coding sequence ATGCGTCAAAACATGCCAATAACAAAGCAAGAAAAAACGTTTGATGAGAATGAGAAGCTAATATCTACAACGGATTTAAAGGGAACAATCCTTCATTGCAATGATGCATTTGTAAAAATTAGTGGTTTTGATAAAAGTGAATTGATAGGAAGTCCTCATAATATCGTGCGCCACCCAGATATGCCAAAAGAAGCTTTTCAGGTTATGTGGGAAACTTTAAAGCAAGGTAAAGCTTGGATGGGGTTAGTGAAAAATCGTTGTAAAAACGGCGATTTTTATTGGGTAGATGCCTATGTGACACCCGTCACGGAAGCCGGAAATGTGGTGGGTTATGAATCTGTAAGAACCGTGCCAAAAAGACAGGATGTCGAGCGTGCCGAGAAAATCTATCGAAAAATTTCGAAAGGGCAAAACGTATTTTCGCGTACTTTTATGTCATGGAAAATATTACTTCCTGCCGTTAGTGTTGTTGCCGCCAGTGTGGCTGCTAGTGTTGACATGCTTTATGGGGTTGGTGCTTTAGCTGCTGGCAGCGTATTGTTTAATGGTCTGTTGTGGTTCGATAACTCCACGATGAGAACAACGCTAAGAGAGAGGTTGTCGACTTCTTTTTTACATCCTTTGGCCGGGATTACCTATTCTGATAAATCAATTGATATTGCTGTTTTGGATGTTGGTGTGAAGAGTTTATTGTCTCGTATGGATGCGGTGTTAACTCGTTTCGAAGATGAGTCGCTAAAGGTTTCAGAGCAATCCAAAATAGGTCTCGCCCTTACCATGGAAACAACAAAAGGTATGGTAAGCCAGCAACATGAGACTCAAGATGTTGCCGCGGCAATGCAGGAAATGACAACCACCATTAACGATGTTGCTCAACATGTTCAAATGACGGCAGACAGTGCAAAATCTTCTTCTAAGTCGGCTGAAAGTGGACAGAAAATTGTAGAAGAGACACGTCAGTCAATTCATCAATTAAGCGATACTGTCAACAACATCGGTGCGACTGTACAAGAATTGGCCGATCGCTCAGAGCAGATTGCGCAAGTGGCGCAAATGATAGATCAAATTGCTGAGCAGACCAATTTACTCGCTTTGAATGCGGCCATTGAGGCGGCACGAGCAGGAGAGCATGGTCGAGGCTTTGCTGTCGTGGCAGACGAAGTACGTCAATTGGCACAAAGAACTCAAGATTCCACTAAAGACATTCATCATATTATTGAAACCTTGCGAAGTGGTGCGCAAAATTCCGTTGCCATTGCTAGTCAAGGTAAACAAGATGCTTCACAAGGTTTAGAAAAAATCATGGAGATGGAGAGTGCTTTCGGTAGCATTGTTCAGGGTGTGTCTCAAATTTCGGAAATGGCGATGCAAATGTCCGCAGCGGTTGAGGAGCAAGCTCAAGTGTCAGAAGACATTAATCGTCAGGTGGTACGTATCTCTGATTTATCAGTGCAAAGTTCTGAAAAGTCCGGTCAATCAAGTGATAGCATTCGAGCATTGCAAGATGTTGCGAATAATATGCACGAGTTGGTTATTCGTTTTAAATAA
- a CDS encoding heme biosynthesis HemY N-terminal domain-containing protein — translation MRKLLFLLVIMMAVGGVLGLLMRQDSGYVLVAYNGVTIETSLWVLIVAIIIALFVLSWIKRILIIAIRPGNSLAKVTGNLAQKRASRNTIRGMLELVGGNWNKAEKLLTNSAERVPYPLINYIGAAYAASEQDEQERSKSLLRLAHKSAPQAEFAIGFAQSQIQIKQEHYEGALASLLRLQKLKPKHKQVLKMLVTVYKKLKDWDALLKLTPTLKKEGIFDVDNMLELERNAFLALLDKIKFRSKLGQNNKELVGEVESLWNKLDTLSQDDRMRQLYAQTLIYFGDDTKAERFIQSSLNQKWSEDLVYEYGNIKQDNTKKLLTNCENWLKKEPSSANLYLVCGRLSQSMMLWGKAKDYYEQALSLDSHNEALAELSRLLKAMGDTKASQDLMMINLSYASSQLKPLPLP, via the coding sequence ATGAGAAAGCTCCTTTTCTTACTTGTCATTATGATGGCTGTCGGTGGTGTGCTAGGGCTATTAATGCGCCAAGACAGCGGCTATGTTTTAGTGGCTTATAATGGCGTCACAATTGAAACCAGCCTATGGGTTTTAATCGTCGCCATTATTATCGCCCTCTTTGTATTAAGCTGGATAAAACGCATTCTTATTATCGCTATAAGACCAGGTAATTCACTGGCTAAAGTTACGGGGAATCTAGCGCAAAAAAGAGCGTCTAGAAATACCATCAGAGGCATGCTCGAATTAGTCGGTGGCAATTGGAACAAAGCAGAAAAATTACTCACTAATAGTGCAGAAAGAGTTCCTTACCCATTAATCAATTACATAGGCGCGGCCTACGCAGCAAGCGAGCAAGATGAACAAGAACGTTCAAAATCCCTGCTACGCTTAGCACATAAATCGGCCCCTCAAGCAGAATTTGCAATAGGCTTCGCGCAAAGCCAGATACAAATAAAGCAAGAGCATTATGAAGGTGCACTTGCCTCACTTCTTCGTCTGCAAAAACTAAAACCAAAACACAAGCAAGTCTTAAAAATGCTGGTAACCGTTTATAAAAAGCTGAAAGATTGGGATGCCTTGTTAAAACTCACTCCGACCCTGAAAAAAGAAGGCATATTTGATGTCGACAATATGCTTGAGCTAGAACGTAATGCATTTTTAGCCCTGCTCGATAAAATCAAATTTCGCAGCAAACTTGGACAAAATAACAAAGAACTTGTCGGCGAGGTTGAAAGCTTATGGAACAAGTTAGATACGCTCTCTCAAGATGACAGAATGAGACAACTTTACGCCCAAACACTGATATATTTTGGTGATGATACGAAAGCAGAACGTTTCATTCAGAGTAGCTTAAATCAAAAATGGTCAGAAGACTTGGTGTATGAGTACGGCAATATTAAACAAGACAATACCAAAAAGCTTTTAACCAACTGTGAAAATTGGCTAAAAAAAGAACCATCAAGCGCCAATTTATATCTTGTCTGTGGCCGCTTAAGCCAGTCTATGATGCTTTGGGGGAAAGCTAAAGATTATTATGAACAAGCACTCTCTCTCGATTCCCATAACGAAGCCCTGGCAGAATTAAGTCGACTACTTAAAGCGATGGGAGACACTAAAGCTAGCCAAGACCTAATGATGATTAACCTTAGTTATGCCAGTAGCCAATTAAAACCATTACCACTACCTTAA
- a CDS encoding uroporphyrinogen-III C-methyltransferase translates to MTDNNKQAQEPNEVTETTPEASKTAKPTQPKTELPKTKEAKPASSLNTFAALSLGLSAIAIATSGWLYFQSTQSTLHQDIQQLAAQQIILDQKLNDNTLNKTQLTRLVQQVKTAEQTILQQKNELTAQQTQQSEKLLSLESKINRLNNTTKEDWKLAEAEYLIRLANQRLLLESDSNGAITLLINADDILNELEDPIVFTTRKSLAKDIQALKSINPFDLEGAYLKLNALYDNVASLPQREPSKEWQKNTTDNTTIQKDSTGNKIASTLNDLWSAIRSLVVINYNHKPIKALLPPAEYQELITGMQLQLEVAQIALIKGEPIIYQKALERIANATTEHFETQSSTVISFLASLTALQQLNPSPNLPLPRESLTSMKLLMKEWNHGDTNTPSATKDNITEPKQAEDVNTSLPQTDIGDKV, encoded by the coding sequence ATGACTGACAACAACAAGCAAGCGCAAGAACCAAACGAGGTGACGGAAACAACACCGGAAGCATCAAAAACGGCAAAGCCAACACAACCGAAAACAGAGCTTCCAAAGACAAAAGAAGCAAAGCCTGCATCATCACTCAATACATTCGCAGCACTGTCTCTTGGGCTTTCCGCTATCGCCATTGCGACAAGTGGCTGGCTTTACTTCCAGAGCACACAAAGTACGCTACACCAAGACATTCAACAACTTGCCGCCCAACAAATCATTTTAGATCAAAAGCTTAATGACAATACGCTTAACAAAACCCAGCTAACTCGATTAGTTCAACAAGTAAAAACAGCAGAACAAACTATCCTTCAGCAAAAAAATGAACTGACGGCTCAACAAACCCAACAAAGTGAAAAGCTATTATCCCTTGAGTCAAAGATTAATCGCCTTAACAACACCACGAAAGAAGATTGGAAGTTGGCTGAGGCGGAATACTTGATTCGCCTCGCCAATCAAAGGTTATTACTTGAATCCGACAGCAATGGGGCTATCACCTTACTTATCAATGCCGACGATATTCTCAATGAATTAGAAGATCCCATTGTCTTTACAACACGAAAATCGCTAGCGAAAGATATTCAAGCACTAAAATCCATCAATCCGTTTGATTTAGAAGGCGCCTACCTAAAACTAAACGCTTTATATGATAACGTCGCAAGCCTTCCTCAAAGAGAACCCTCTAAAGAGTGGCAAAAAAATACGACTGATAACACAACGATCCAGAAAGACTCAACAGGGAACAAAATAGCATCAACTCTAAACGATTTATGGAGCGCCATCCGCTCACTTGTAGTAATTAACTATAACCACAAACCAATCAAGGCATTACTCCCCCCTGCTGAATATCAAGAGCTTATAACTGGGATGCAGCTGCAACTAGAAGTTGCTCAAATCGCGCTAATTAAAGGCGAACCCATTATTTATCAAAAAGCCCTAGAACGAATAGCCAATGCGACTACTGAACATTTCGAAACCCAATCGAGCACCGTTATATCCTTCTTAGCGAGCCTTACAGCCTTACAACAGCTAAACCCATCGCCGAATTTACCTTTACCAAGAGAATCTTTAACCTCAATGAAGTTGCTCATGAAGGAATGGAATCATGGTGACACTAATACACCTAGCGCAACTAAAGACAATATTACAGAGCCAAAACAAGCTGAAGACGTAAATACTTCACTCCCTCAAACAGACATAGGAGATAAGGTATGA
- the prfA gene encoding peptide chain release factor 1, protein MKESIKLKLESLSDRYDELAALLGVAEVIMDQDLFRAYSKEYAELEPVVKCFNEFQQIDENIAEAELMMTDSDPDIKEMGVEEYKSGQAQKEELQLVLQKLLLPKDPNDSKNVFLEVRAGTGGDEASIFSGDLFRMYSRYAETQRWKVEIISASDGEHGGYKEVIARIVGDGAYSKLKFESGAHRVQRVPATESQGRIHTSACTVAVMPEMDEVDDIIINKADLRIDTFRASGAGGQHVNKTDSAIRLTHIPTGVVVECQEERSQHKNRAKAMSLLASRLQAAEQEKAASEQSETRKSLVGSGDRSERIRTYNYPQGRVTDHRINLTLYKLDEIVAGDLDVLINPLVNEFQAEQLAALSGDN, encoded by the coding sequence ATGAAAGAATCCATAAAGTTAAAGTTAGAAAGTTTATCTGACCGTTATGACGAGTTAGCTGCTCTATTGGGTGTGGCTGAAGTGATCATGGATCAGGATTTATTCCGCGCCTATTCGAAAGAATACGCCGAGCTTGAGCCGGTTGTTAAATGTTTTAATGAATTTCAGCAAATTGATGAAAACATCGCTGAAGCTGAGCTGATGATGACAGATTCAGACCCAGATATTAAAGAAATGGGCGTTGAAGAGTATAAATCAGGCCAAGCACAAAAAGAGGAGTTGCAGTTAGTACTGCAAAAGCTTCTTTTGCCTAAAGATCCGAATGATTCTAAAAACGTATTTTTAGAAGTGCGTGCCGGAACAGGCGGAGATGAAGCGTCTATATTTTCCGGTGATTTATTTCGTATGTATTCGCGTTATGCAGAAACGCAGCGCTGGAAAGTTGAAATCATTAGTGCAAGTGATGGCGAGCATGGTGGCTATAAAGAGGTTATCGCTCGTATCGTTGGTGATGGTGCGTATTCTAAACTGAAATTTGAATCAGGAGCGCATCGAGTCCAACGTGTTCCTGCTACAGAGTCTCAGGGGCGAATTCATACATCGGCGTGTACTGTGGCCGTGATGCCTGAAATGGATGAAGTTGACGATATCATAATTAATAAAGCCGATTTACGAATTGATACTTTCCGGGCCTCTGGCGCTGGTGGTCAGCACGTAAACAAAACCGATTCGGCTATTCGTTTAACACACATTCCAACCGGTGTAGTGGTGGAATGTCAGGAAGAACGTTCTCAGCATAAAAACCGTGCTAAAGCTATGTCATTACTTGCTTCACGCTTACAAGCGGCTGAGCAAGAAAAAGCCGCTAGCGAACAATCTGAAACGCGTAAGTCTTTGGTTGGTAGTGGTGATCGCTCAGAGCGTATCCGTACTTACAATTACCCACAAGGCCGTGTGACTGATCACCGTATCAATTTAACTTTGTACAAATTAGATGAAATTGTCGCGGGTGATTTGGATGTGTTGATCAATCCTCTAGTCAATGAATTCCAAGCAGAGCAGCTTGCTGCGCTGAGTGGCGATAATTAA
- the yaaA gene encoding peroxide stress protein YaaA, translated as MKFLISPAKTLDLTSTPSIDRFSQPELLNESKELIDTIQPYSPADIASLMKLSDKLATLNVSRYQEWQKEHTQANSRPAVYTFMGDVYTGLDAYSLSESDMMYAQKSLRILSGLYGILKPLDLMQAYRLEMGTSLKNDRGTNLYQFWGDIIVNKINESLEEGELLVNLASNEYFKAVNKKKLTSPLITPNFLDEKNGQFKVISFYAKKARGLMARYLIENRCETLEELKSFNLAGYRYDPTQSKEDSPVFIRPESAQPSK; from the coding sequence ATGAAGTTTTTAATATCACCGGCAAAAACACTCGACTTAACCTCTACTCCTAGTATTGATAGGTTCAGCCAACCTGAACTATTAAACGAATCTAAAGAGCTTATCGACACAATACAACCCTATTCACCAGCGGATATCGCCTCTCTAATGAAGCTGAGCGATAAACTAGCAACACTTAATGTCTCACGCTACCAAGAGTGGCAAAAAGAACACACACAAGCTAACAGCCGCCCAGCAGTTTATACCTTCATGGGCGATGTATACACAGGGTTAGATGCTTATTCGTTAAGTGAAAGCGATATGATGTACGCTCAAAAATCTTTACGTATTCTAAGCGGCTTGTACGGAATATTAAAACCGTTGGACTTAATGCAAGCCTATCGCCTCGAAATGGGTACCAGCCTTAAGAACGATAGAGGAACAAACCTGTATCAGTTTTGGGGAGACATCATAGTTAACAAGATTAACGAATCTCTTGAGGAAGGGGAATTACTGGTCAATTTAGCGTCTAACGAATATTTCAAAGCCGTTAACAAGAAAAAACTAACCTCACCATTAATCACACCAAATTTCCTTGACGAGAAAAATGGCCAATTCAAAGTCATCAGTTTTTATGCCAAAAAAGCACGTGGCTTGATGGCGCGATATCTCATTGAAAATCGCTGCGAAACACTAGAAGAACTTAAGTCCTTTAATCTTGCGGGTTATCGCTATGATCCAACCCAGTCTAAGGAAGACAGCCCTGTGTTTATCCGCCCGGAAAGCGCACAACCAAGTAAGTAA
- the hemA gene encoding glutamyl-tRNA reductase — protein sequence MPLITVGVNHKTAPVSIRERVAFAPEKMIDALSSLLSEKKANEAVIVSTCNRTELYCSVEDLSNVDKVIAWLGDYHGIDLQELQQYCYMHADDDSVRHIMRVASGLDSLILGEPQILGQVKSAYAVSQEGSCIGPELESLFQRTFSVAKRVRTDTAIGENPVSIAFAAVSLAQRIFADIRKSTALLIGAGQTIELVARHLKEQGVKRIIVANRTLARAQILADELNAEAIMLGDIGDYLSQADIVISSTASQLPIIGKGMVERATSQRRHSPMLLIDIAVPRDIEPEVEDVNDAYLYTVDDLHSVIEENVRARQDAAKAAEQMIEEGIDSYRRVVESRKVSDLIVTFRKSAETIKNTELEKALKGLEMGQSPEQVVNKLAHSLMNKLIHSPTRYLRDAGAGADQDALIIASNVLGIYEEKDN from the coding sequence ATGCCGCTAATTACTGTAGGTGTAAATCATAAAACAGCGCCAGTTTCGATACGTGAGCGTGTTGCTTTTGCGCCAGAGAAAATGATAGACGCCTTGTCCTCCTTGCTTTCTGAGAAAAAAGCGAATGAGGCTGTTATTGTGTCTACCTGCAATCGCACGGAGCTTTATTGTTCTGTGGAAGATCTTAGTAATGTAGATAAGGTCATAGCTTGGTTAGGTGACTATCATGGTATCGATTTGCAAGAGTTGCAGCAGTATTGTTATATGCATGCCGACGATGACAGTGTTCGTCATATTATGCGCGTGGCATCCGGTCTAGACTCTCTGATTTTGGGTGAGCCGCAAATTCTTGGACAGGTCAAGTCTGCTTATGCCGTATCGCAGGAAGGCTCTTGCATTGGCCCGGAGTTAGAATCTTTATTTCAGCGTACTTTCTCAGTTGCCAAGCGAGTACGTACCGACACCGCTATCGGTGAAAATCCTGTTTCAATTGCTTTTGCTGCGGTTAGTTTAGCGCAGAGGATTTTTGCTGATATTCGTAAAAGTACCGCGTTGTTAATTGGGGCTGGGCAAACCATTGAGTTAGTGGCAAGACACCTGAAAGAGCAGGGGGTGAAACGAATAATTGTTGCTAATAGAACGTTAGCACGAGCACAAATTCTGGCCGATGAGTTAAATGCTGAAGCCATTATGTTGGGCGACATTGGCGATTACTTATCGCAAGCCGATATTGTGATTTCATCTACCGCTAGCCAATTGCCGATTATTGGTAAAGGCATGGTTGAGCGAGCGACGTCGCAACGCCGCCATTCTCCCATGTTGCTAATTGATATTGCTGTGCCTCGGGATATTGAGCCAGAAGTGGAAGATGTGAACGATGCTTACCTTTATACCGTTGACGATCTTCACTCAGTGATTGAAGAAAACGTTCGGGCAAGGCAAGATGCAGCGAAAGCGGCCGAGCAGATGATTGAGGAAGGCATTGATTCCTATCGGCGAGTCGTTGAGTCTAGGAAAGTGTCGGATCTGATAGTAACTTTTAGAAAATCCGCTGAAACGATAAAAAATACTGAACTGGAAAAAGCACTTAAAGGGCTTGAAATGGGGCAGTCTCCAGAGCAAGTGGTTAACAAACTTGCTCATAGTTTAATGAATAAGCTCATTCACTCTCCCACCCGTTATTTACGTGACGCTGGGGCTGGCGCTGATCAAGACGCATTAATCATTGCCTCAAACGTATTGGGCATTTACGAAGAAAAAGATAATTAA
- the lolB gene encoding lipoprotein insertase outer membrane protein LolB codes for MTYRTLYILAFTALISACSSRPTGPTTPPPESVDAITKWETSGRVGIRTKNDAISGNFNWQKDPTTFALNIVGPFGQGATNLNQSANGTVTLSYEDKVITGNDPASLLQQELGWEFPVNQVTYWIRGLAAPTSMAKVTKDPKNQLPEKIEQDGWTISYRNFTKVDGLSLPQKMQVSNPPFRVNLIINQWTIQ; via the coding sequence ATGACTTATCGCACTCTTTACATTCTTGCTTTTACAGCGCTCATTAGTGCCTGCAGCTCAAGACCGACAGGACCCACAACACCGCCCCCGGAGAGCGTTGATGCAATTACAAAATGGGAAACCTCTGGCAGAGTGGGTATACGAACTAAAAATGATGCCATTTCTGGCAACTTTAATTGGCAAAAAGACCCAACCACTTTTGCGTTAAATATTGTGGGCCCTTTTGGCCAAGGGGCGACCAACCTCAACCAGTCGGCTAATGGGACAGTGACATTATCTTATGAAGATAAAGTCATTACAGGCAACGACCCAGCGTCTTTGTTACAGCAAGAGTTAGGTTGGGAGTTTCCAGTAAATCAAGTCACCTATTGGATCAGAGGACTCGCCGCTCCGACTTCAATGGCAAAAGTAACCAAAGATCCAAAAAACCAACTTCCTGAAAAAATAGAACAAGATGGCTGGACGATTAGCTACCGTAATTTCACCAAAGTAGATGGTTTATCACTACCACAAAAGATGCAGGTATCTAACCCTCCATTTAGGGTCAATCTCATTATTAATCAATGGACAATTCAGTAA
- the prmC gene encoding peptide chain release factor N(5)-glutamine methyltransferase, protein MQIDELLKGASQRLSSMSDTAQLDAQLLLAHVLNVSTAYFYTWPDKDVCETDRAQFDRLLARRERGEPVAYLLGQQAFWSLDLEVAPCTLIPRADTERLVEVALSQLGVCETHRILDLGTGTGAIALSLAAELPSAHVVGVDLVKDAVVLARRNAKRNQINNVTFQQSSWFEALEADELFDLIVSNPPYIDPEDKHLSQGDVRFEPKSALVAENHGMADIEHIARMAPKYMRHNAYLMFEHGYDQAAAVRQCLTASGFVAVESFQDLGGNDRVTIGRKNQ, encoded by the coding sequence ATGCAAATTGATGAACTACTGAAAGGCGCTTCTCAGCGCCTTTCTTCTATGTCGGACACAGCGCAGCTGGATGCCCAGCTTCTACTGGCTCACGTTCTCAATGTATCTACGGCTTATTTTTACACTTGGCCAGATAAAGACGTATGCGAGACAGATAGAGCGCAGTTTGATCGTTTGTTGGCTCGCAGAGAGAGAGGGGAGCCCGTAGCTTATTTGCTTGGGCAACAGGCTTTTTGGAGCTTGGACTTAGAAGTGGCGCCGTGTACTTTGATTCCCCGTGCAGATACAGAAAGGCTGGTGGAAGTGGCTTTATCACAGCTGGGTGTCTGTGAGACACATCGTATTTTGGATCTTGGTACTGGGACGGGGGCAATCGCCTTGTCATTGGCGGCTGAGTTACCTAGCGCCCATGTGGTGGGTGTCGACTTGGTGAAAGACGCTGTGGTTTTGGCTCGTCGTAATGCAAAACGTAATCAGATTAATAATGTGACTTTTCAGCAGAGTAGCTGGTTTGAGGCTCTAGAAGCGGATGAGTTATTTGATTTAATCGTCTCGAACCCACCCTATATTGATCCTGAGGATAAACATTTGTCTCAAGGGGATGTTCGTTTTGAACCCAAAAGTGCCTTGGTGGCCGAAAATCACGGTATGGCGGATATCGAGCACATAGCTCGAATGGCCCCTAAGTATATGCGCCACAATGCCTATCTGATGTTTGAACATGGCTATGATCAGGCGGCAGCCGTTCGACAATGTTTGACTGCATCAGGATTTGTTGCTGTTGAAAGTTTTCAGGACTTAGGTGGTAATGATCGGGTGACCATAGGGAGGAAAAACCAATAA
- a CDS encoding tetratricopeptide repeat protein, with protein sequence MPVVLGALFKTSTRRYHFNGVFVLIIFLCLPFINGCARDETQPNVNAPHISKEAPPADILSSNTDIEALLNAEFILQREGPNKAFTPFYELASESGDIKLIERLTHIAVVSQNPIFIERSTNLWLSSDPTSETAYSLKLQVLLKDNRTEEVTTLLTNATRHKVSLRFLPLYLEDHVRDAEQINSLDKAIAALPAESQKNQFVQLSKAHLLLLAGKYQQAINTAEQLLAQDNSEKTETLYLILAFSQKNHGDLNNAIRTLQSAAIKFPNNTRILTPLVDFLVENKQSKSASDLFQTTHLETPEKLQVGINLMRALIEHEEPKLALSVADSLPKDQLGLSNQINYLTAIALAKQNKMTQAIGLMKSVDGALQINAINQVALWLYEDGKESDINNMVLQYSQRENIPEQVDNISRLHEEKGRIDLSYDLINHALISHPNSDTLRYRKALTAEQLGDWDVTETELKYLLEKDPENPQYLNALGYTLLVRTTRINEAMGYIESAYEKASSDPAIIDSLGWGFFLKGEFEQSSYYLKKAWSLLPDAEIAAHYGESLWKQRHYNEAIEIWKTALKTSPRNHLLLDTIQRLSPSLLEEQKQDNSP encoded by the coding sequence ATGCCTGTTGTTTTAGGCGCGTTATTCAAAACAAGTACACGGAGATACCATTTCAATGGTGTTTTTGTTCTTATTATATTTCTGTGCTTACCCTTTATAAATGGCTGCGCTCGCGATGAGACACAGCCAAATGTCAATGCCCCTCATATAAGCAAAGAAGCACCACCGGCTGATATATTATCCAGTAACACAGACATAGAAGCCCTACTCAACGCTGAGTTCATTCTACAAAGAGAAGGGCCAAATAAAGCATTCACTCCCTTTTATGAACTTGCAAGCGAATCTGGCGACATAAAACTAATAGAGCGACTAACACATATTGCTGTCGTTTCTCAAAACCCTATTTTCATCGAAAGAAGTACAAATTTGTGGCTTTCCTCCGACCCGACATCAGAAACAGCCTATTCATTAAAATTACAAGTCCTTCTCAAAGATAACCGAACTGAAGAAGTAACCACTCTGCTTACTAATGCCACTCGACATAAAGTATCACTACGATTTCTTCCGCTTTACCTAGAAGACCACGTGCGTGACGCAGAGCAAATCAACAGCCTAGATAAGGCCATCGCGGCATTACCGGCTGAATCACAAAAAAATCAGTTTGTGCAATTAAGCAAAGCACACCTTCTATTACTTGCAGGAAAATACCAGCAAGCGATCAACACAGCCGAACAACTATTAGCACAGGACAATAGCGAAAAAACTGAAACGCTCTATTTGATTTTAGCCTTTAGTCAAAAAAATCATGGGGACTTAAATAATGCTATTAGAACCCTACAATCGGCGGCTATTAAATTCCCTAATAACACTAGAATACTAACTCCTCTTGTTGATTTTTTGGTTGAAAACAAACAATCAAAATCGGCTAGTGACCTTTTTCAAACTACGCATTTAGAAACGCCAGAAAAGCTACAAGTCGGTATAAACCTAATGCGGGCTTTGATTGAACATGAGGAACCAAAGTTAGCATTATCCGTTGCAGATAGCCTTCCCAAAGATCAGCTCGGACTATCTAACCAAATTAATTATTTAACAGCTATAGCTCTTGCAAAACAGAACAAAATGACACAGGCCATTGGTCTAATGAAAAGCGTTGATGGGGCCTTGCAAATTAATGCCATTAACCAAGTTGCTCTATGGCTTTATGAGGATGGCAAAGAAAGTGATATCAACAATATGGTTTTGCAATATTCTCAACGTGAAAATATACCTGAACAAGTAGACAACATCAGCCGCCTTCACGAAGAAAAAGGACGTATTGATTTATCATATGATTTAATAAATCATGCTCTTATTTCTCACCCTAATTCAGATACGCTTCGCTATCGAAAAGCTCTTACCGCGGAGCAACTAGGAGACTGGGACGTCACCGAGACGGAATTAAAATACCTGTTAGAGAAGGATCCTGAAAATCCACAATACCTTAATGCCTTAGGCTACACTTTGTTAGTTCGAACCACTCGTATCAATGAAGCCATGGGCTATATAGAATCAGCTTATGAAAAAGCCAGTAGCGACCCTGCAATTATAGACAGCCTCGGCTGGGGATTTTTTCTAAAAGGCGAATTTGAGCAATCTTCTTATTATTTAAAAAAGGCTTGGTCTCTTTTACCTGACGCTGAAATTGCTGCCCATTACGGAGAATCTCTCTGGAAGCAGCGTCATTACAATGAGGCTATTGAAATATGGAAAACGGCATTAAAAACGTCCCCCAGAAATCACCTACTACTTGATACTATTCAAAGACTGTCGCCGTCGTTACTCGAAGAACAAAAACAGGACAACTCACCATGA